Proteins from one Trichocoleus desertorum ATA4-8-CV12 genomic window:
- a CDS encoding M61 family metallopeptidase, with product MTEATQTRPSNSSRTNLEICYQVAMPNPQTHLFEVTLQVQEWTAPVLDLKLPVWTPGSYLVREYAKHLQNFSATGQDALPWRKVSKNHWQVDTLGQSAITVCYRVFANELSVRTNHLDSTHGYFNGAALFFYLPGFEYQPIQVAIAPPYPNWQVATPLPPVPGQTHTFYAADFDTLVDSPFEIGTHALYEFEAQGKPHQLAIWGQGNTDPDRIIQDTQKIIDVEAELFGGLPYDSYLFLLHLSPQGNGGLEHKNACSLNYPRFGFRAKEKYQRFMQLVAHEFFHLWNVKRIRPKPLEVFDYEQENYTTSLWFSEGTTSYYDLNIPFRAGIYDAKTLLSNLSKEITRLQTTPGRQVQPASESSFDAWIKLYRPDANSANSQISYYLKGEMVSFLLDLLIRQRHSNQRSLDDVLRQMWQQFGKDEIGFTPEQLKATLEAVADTDLSDFFARYIDGTEELPFDTFLEPFGLRLQAEGDSDDQPPFLGLTVKTENSRETIKFVETGSPAHQAGIDAGDELLAINGFRISADQLSDRLKDFQPGQTVEISHFHQDELRSSAVTLAKPRPTRYQLVVVDDPSPAQEQNFASWLGVPLKAIA from the coding sequence ATGACTGAAGCGACGCAGACTCGTCCTAGCAACTCATCCCGCACCAACCTGGAAATTTGCTACCAGGTGGCAATGCCCAACCCCCAAACTCACCTGTTTGAAGTCACCTTGCAAGTACAAGAATGGACAGCACCAGTACTGGATCTGAAGCTACCTGTCTGGACTCCTGGTTCTTACTTGGTGCGTGAATATGCTAAACATCTGCAAAACTTTAGTGCTACGGGTCAAGATGCTTTGCCTTGGCGCAAAGTTAGCAAAAACCATTGGCAAGTAGACACGCTAGGGCAGTCAGCAATTACCGTTTGCTATCGCGTCTTTGCCAACGAACTCTCTGTCCGCACCAACCATCTAGACAGCACCCACGGCTACTTTAACGGGGCAGCGCTGTTCTTTTACCTCCCTGGATTTGAGTACCAACCGATTCAAGTCGCGATCGCGCCTCCATACCCCAACTGGCAAGTCGCCACCCCCCTCCCTCCAGTGCCTGGTCAAACTCATACCTTCTACGCCGCTGACTTTGACACCTTAGTAGATAGCCCGTTTGAAATTGGCACCCATGCCCTGTATGAATTTGAAGCTCAGGGCAAACCGCATCAACTGGCAATCTGGGGCCAAGGCAACACCGACCCCGATCGGATCATTCAAGACACGCAAAAAATTATTGACGTAGAAGCCGAGCTATTTGGGGGTCTGCCCTATGACTCCTACCTGTTTTTGCTGCACCTATCCCCCCAAGGCAACGGCGGCTTAGAGCACAAAAACGCTTGCTCCCTCAACTATCCCCGCTTTGGCTTCCGCGCGAAAGAGAAGTACCAGCGGTTTATGCAGTTGGTGGCGCACGAATTCTTCCATTTGTGGAACGTCAAGCGGATTCGCCCTAAACCGCTAGAAGTGTTTGACTACGAGCAGGAAAACTACACCACCTCCCTCTGGTTTAGCGAAGGCACCACCAGTTACTACGACCTCAACATCCCTTTTCGGGCAGGCATCTACGACGCGAAAACCTTGCTCAGCAACTTAAGCAAAGAAATTACCCGCCTGCAAACCACCCCCGGTCGGCAAGTGCAGCCTGCCAGTGAATCCAGCTTTGATGCCTGGATTAAGCTTTATCGCCCCGATGCCAACAGCGCCAACTCACAAATCTCCTACTACCTCAAAGGCGAGATGGTGTCCTTCCTGCTGGATCTGCTGATTCGGCAACGGCATAGTAACCAGCGATCGCTCGACGACGTACTGCGACAGATGTGGCAGCAGTTTGGCAAAGACGAAATCGGTTTCACCCCAGAGCAACTGAAAGCCACCCTAGAAGCGGTCGCCGACACTGACCTGTCTGACTTCTTTGCCCGCTACATCGACGGCACCGAAGAACTCCCCTTCGACACCTTTCTAGAACCCTTTGGCCTGCGATTACAAGCCGAGGGCGACAGCGACGACCAACCGCCATTCCTAGGGCTAACCGTCAAAACTGAAAACAGCCGCGAAACAATCAAGTTCGTTGAAACAGGTTCCCCCGCCCACCAAGCAGGGATTGACGCTGGAGATGAGCTGCTTGCCATCAATGGCTTCCGGATTAGCGCTGACCAACTGAGCGATCGCCTCAAAGACTTCCAACCCGGACAAACGGTTGAGATTAGCCACTTCCATCAAGACGAGTTACGCAGCAGCGCCGTCACCCTAGCAAAACCGCGTCCCACCCGTTACCAGCTTGTCGTAGTTGACGACCCTTCCCCAGCTCAAGAACAAAACTTTGCGAGTTGGTTAGGAGTTCCCCTTAAGGCGATCGCCTAA
- a CDS encoding TerB family tellurite resistance protein has product MPTQPPPSITPRQMNLLRAVVSMAWSDGHLATEEIDLILDQFSRLFATDPKQQQKLQQELRDYLIQNIPLEEIIPKLDRQEERELVLRLGYEVIRSSARTPNEPEINEEEATAYERLKSLLNLSSDVVQRVEAEAETSLETQDGIVELLVVQIQHFING; this is encoded by the coding sequence ATGCCGACTCAACCGCCCCCATCCATTACCCCTCGCCAGATGAACTTGTTGCGAGCCGTGGTATCAATGGCTTGGTCAGACGGCCACCTGGCTACAGAAGAAATTGACCTCATACTCGACCAATTCAGTCGCTTGTTTGCCACCGATCCCAAGCAGCAACAGAAACTGCAACAAGAACTGCGAGACTATCTGATTCAAAATATTCCGCTCGAAGAGATCATTCCCAAACTAGACAGACAGGAAGAGCGCGAGCTAGTACTACGACTAGGCTACGAAGTGATTCGCTCCAGCGCCCGTACCCCCAACGAACCAGAAATTAACGAAGAAGAAGCCACAGCCTACGAGCGCCTAAAAAGCTTACTAAACCTGTCATCCGATGTCGTGCAGCGAGTCGAAGCCGAAGCCGAAACCAGTCTAGAAACCCAAGACGGCATCGTCGAGCTGTTAGTCGTGCAAATTCAGCACTTTATTAATGGGTAA